A window from Microbacterium ginsengiterrae encodes these proteins:
- a CDS encoding acetyl-CoA C-acetyltransferase, whose product MTTAYIVESVRTPVGKRGGGLAQIHPADLAAHAITALIDRSGVDPALVEDVILGCLDNVGPQAGCIARTAWLAAGFPTHVPGVTLDRQCGSSQQAVHFAAQAVMSGTADLIVAGGVQNMSMIPMGTAAGLGAQMNLDADPFEGSEGWRARYGNQPVSQFHGAEQIARQWNVSREEMEGFALESHRRAIAAIDAGRFDDEIAPIRGITQDEGPRRDTTLERMAGLAPLQEDGRLTAALASQISDGASAVLVASERAVKEYGLTPLVKIRNLAVVGSDPILMLTGPIPATQRVLERADLGIDDIGVVEINEAFASVVLAWQRELGADLDRVNVNGGAIALGHPIGASGTRLMTSLISEMRRTGSRFGLQSMCEGGGQANATILELVD is encoded by the coding sequence ATGACAACGGCGTACATAGTCGAATCAGTCCGGACCCCCGTCGGCAAGCGCGGGGGTGGACTGGCGCAGATTCACCCGGCGGACCTGGCGGCACACGCGATCACCGCGTTGATCGATCGATCAGGGGTCGACCCGGCCCTCGTGGAGGACGTCATCCTGGGGTGTCTCGACAACGTGGGTCCGCAGGCCGGGTGCATCGCGCGAACCGCGTGGTTGGCTGCGGGATTCCCCACACACGTGCCCGGTGTCACCCTCGACCGCCAGTGCGGCTCATCTCAGCAGGCGGTGCATTTTGCCGCGCAGGCCGTCATGAGCGGCACGGCCGATCTCATCGTGGCCGGTGGCGTTCAGAACATGAGCATGATCCCCATGGGGACGGCCGCCGGGCTGGGCGCGCAGATGAATCTCGATGCAGACCCGTTCGAGGGATCGGAGGGATGGCGTGCCCGCTACGGCAACCAGCCCGTATCTCAGTTCCACGGCGCCGAGCAGATCGCTCGGCAGTGGAACGTCAGCCGCGAGGAGATGGAGGGCTTCGCGTTGGAGAGCCACCGTCGCGCCATCGCCGCGATCGATGCGGGGCGGTTCGACGACGAGATCGCACCCATCCGTGGCATCACGCAGGATGAGGGACCCCGACGGGACACGACGCTCGAACGGATGGCTGGACTGGCTCCGCTACAGGAGGACGGACGGCTCACCGCCGCTCTTGCGAGCCAGATCTCTGACGGCGCATCTGCGGTGCTCGTCGCGAGCGAGCGGGCGGTCAAGGAGTACGGTCTCACGCCGCTGGTCAAGATTCGCAACCTCGCCGTGGTCGGATCGGATCCGATTCTGATGCTGACTGGTCCGATCCCGGCCACTCAGCGAGTGCTGGAGCGTGCCGACCTCGGAATCGACGACATCGGAGTAGTCGAGATCAACGAGGCCTTCGCCTCGGTCGTCCTCGCGTGGCAGCGCGAGCTCGGAGCGGACCTGGATCGGGTGAACGTCAACGGCGGGGCGATCGCGCTCGGGCATCCGATCGGTGCGAGCGGAACGCGACTCATGACATCGCTGATCTCGGAGATGCGGCGCACCGGAAGTCGGTTCGGTCTGCAGAGCATGTGCGAGGGCGGCGGGCAGGCGAACGCCACGATTCTCGAACTCGTGGACTGA